One stretch of Chryseobacterium sp. LJ668 DNA includes these proteins:
- a CDS encoding DUF3945 domain-containing protein has product MSETNSSKIPELEELSDILLVLDKKKMKIQAVTGIDEKGRLKTVEPNKRNQNQFMRVDKSGDLFSNFFSNFFSQLKNPSQFSFFKVPAVEAQEKAKEIQKYVDHPTDESKAALESAEVKLNDTETTKNKIDMEAKEPNTENNDYRFKPEQIDWDTMSNLGLNKERLEKLNILDSLLKGYKTNDLISISINFEGAITKLDARLSLQQNEEGKVMMAIHGIRKEPQLNFPFFGHQFTEEDKKNLLTTGNMGRVVELKNFKTGEPIPSIISVDRLTNELIALKTQYIKIPDELKGVKLDDQQKQTLQDGKPLHIEGMISKKGEPFNATVQFNADKRYVEFLFDKTQHQRQSEKNIQSQSQNTNTAAPKIFRGKELEADQYNKFKAGETIYVSGLTDSKGKEYQGYITFNKETSKTEFSFNNPNQLKEKVQPSEDHKTQTAVNSDGKTNEATKNIKEPLQPKQKEPANKQQEDQQNKPTRSKGRRV; this is encoded by the coding sequence ATGAGTGAAACCAATTCAAGCAAAATTCCTGAGTTAGAAGAGCTATCAGATATATTACTCGTACTTGATAAGAAAAAAATGAAAATCCAAGCCGTTACCGGTATTGATGAAAAAGGTAGATTAAAAACTGTTGAGCCCAATAAAAGAAATCAAAACCAGTTCATGAGGGTTGATAAATCCGGTGATCTGTTTTCCAACTTCTTCTCCAATTTTTTCAGCCAGTTGAAAAATCCAAGTCAATTCTCTTTTTTTAAAGTTCCGGCGGTAGAAGCACAGGAAAAAGCAAAAGAAATTCAAAAATATGTTGATCATCCGACTGATGAAAGCAAGGCTGCGCTGGAAAGTGCAGAAGTAAAATTAAATGACACAGAAACAACAAAAAATAAAATCGACATGGAAGCAAAAGAGCCAAACACAGAAAACAATGATTACAGATTCAAACCTGAGCAGATTGATTGGGATACGATGTCCAATCTAGGTCTCAATAAAGAGAGACTGGAGAAATTAAATATTTTAGATTCACTATTAAAAGGCTATAAAACCAATGATTTAATTTCGATCAGTATCAACTTTGAAGGAGCCATTACGAAATTGGATGCGAGGCTTTCTCTACAACAAAATGAAGAAGGAAAAGTAATGATGGCCATTCATGGTATCAGAAAAGAACCCCAACTTAATTTCCCATTTTTCGGACACCAATTTACAGAGGAAGACAAGAAAAACTTGTTAACCACAGGAAACATGGGTAGAGTCGTGGAATTGAAAAATTTCAAGACCGGTGAACCCATTCCATCCATTATCAGTGTTGACCGATTGACGAATGAACTGATCGCCTTAAAAACGCAATACATTAAAATTCCTGATGAACTGAAAGGAGTAAAACTTGACGATCAACAAAAACAAACTTTACAGGACGGAAAACCTCTGCATATTGAAGGAATGATATCAAAAAAAGGAGAACCTTTTAATGCGACGGTACAGTTCAATGCAGACAAGCGGTATGTAGAATTTCTGTTTGACAAAACCCAACATCAACGTCAATCTGAAAAGAATATCCAGTCTCAATCTCAAAATACCAACACTGCAGCTCCAAAGATTTTCAGAGGAAAAGAGCTCGAAGCTGATCAGTACAATAAGTTCAAAGCTGGAGAAACAATCTATGTGAGTGGATTGACAGACAGTAAAGGAAAAGAATATCAAGGGTATATCACCTTTAATAAAGAAACTTCAAAGACAGAATTTTCATTTAACAATCCAAACCAATTGAAAGAAAAAGTGCAGCCGTCGGAAGATCACAAGACACAGACTGCTGTTAACTCTGACGGTAAAACCAATGAAGCTACCAAAAATATAAAAGAGCCGCTTCAGCCAAAACAGAAAGAACCTGCGAATAAGCAACAGGAAGATCAGCAGAATAAACCTACGAGATCAAAAGGACGAAGAGTATAG
- a CDS encoding helix-turn-helix domain-containing protein: protein MHIERTEFTAWMERIMERFDILKESIVKKQLQNTEIDGEQLLDNQDVLQLLKISSRSLQRYRSDKKLPYYTISGKLYYKRSDVDQFIRNNFHSAVRITEKGNDK from the coding sequence ATGCATATAGAAAGAACAGAATTTACAGCTTGGATGGAAAGAATCATGGAACGGTTTGACATCCTTAAAGAGTCTATTGTCAAGAAGCAGTTACAAAACACAGAGATTGACGGAGAACAATTGCTGGATAATCAGGACGTCCTACAGCTCCTTAAGATCAGTTCAAGATCGCTGCAGCGATACCGATCAGATAAAAAGCTACCGTACTACACTATCAGTGGTAAATTATACTACAAGAGATCTGATGTCGATCAGTTTATCCGTAATAATTTTCATAGTGCTGTCAGGATTACAGAGAAAGGCAATGACAAGTAA
- a CDS encoding ArsO family NAD(P)H-dependent flavin-containing monooxygenase has product MDEIFDVIVIGGGQSALACGYYLRRAKLNYLILDKQYGPGGAWLHTWDSLTLFSPAEYSSLPGWAMPKSEHKFPLRHEVIDYLRLYELHYQLNVRRGIEVSTIIKEENIFTVHSKNGNFNAKTVISATGTWGHPLIPDLEGRKNFQGIQIHSQIYKNPEDFTGMKTLVIGEGNSGAQIVAELSKVTNVKWSTKHEPRFLPENVDGYYLFNVASAKYKAEKEGKPFDASKYNLGNIVLVPPVKEARDRGALISEGIFHKLYDKGVIWDHGEKEEFDALIWCTGFGYDTSFLKSIIQVDEKGITETRDSKSLEVEGLWLVGYGNWTGYASATLIGLNRTAKQTIIEIEEFLTKNK; this is encoded by the coding sequence ATGGATGAAATTTTTGACGTTATAGTGATTGGTGGAGGTCAAAGTGCTTTAGCTTGCGGATACTATCTGAGGAGAGCTAAACTAAATTATCTTATATTGGATAAACAATATGGACCCGGAGGTGCATGGCTTCACACTTGGGACAGTCTTACTCTTTTTTCACCTGCTGAATACAGTTCATTGCCAGGTTGGGCTATGCCAAAATCTGAGCATAAGTTTCCGCTAAGACATGAGGTGATTGACTATTTACGTCTTTATGAACTTCACTATCAACTGAATGTTAGAAGAGGAATTGAAGTCAGTACAATCATAAAAGAAGAAAATATTTTTACAGTTCATTCAAAGAATGGTAATTTCAATGCCAAAACAGTTATTTCTGCGACAGGAACTTGGGGGCATCCTTTAATTCCAGATTTAGAAGGCCGCAAAAATTTTCAAGGAATACAGATTCATTCTCAAATTTATAAAAACCCCGAAGATTTTACTGGAATGAAAACTTTGGTTATCGGTGAGGGTAATTCGGGTGCTCAGATTGTTGCAGAACTTTCAAAAGTTACGAACGTAAAATGGTCAACAAAACATGAACCACGATTTCTTCCTGAAAATGTCGATGGGTATTATTTATTTAATGTGGCTTCAGCAAAATATAAGGCGGAGAAAGAAGGAAAACCATTTGACGCATCTAAGTATAACTTGGGAAACATTGTGTTGGTTCCTCCTGTGAAGGAAGCTCGAGACAGAGGTGCTCTGATTTCGGAAGGAATATTCCATAAACTGTATGATAAAGGGGTGATTTGGGATCATGGAGAAAAAGAAGAATTTGATGCTTTAATATGGTGTACGGGTTTCGGCTATGATACTTCCTTTTTAAAATCAATCATTCAAGTTGATGAAAAAGGTATTACTGAAACTAGAGATAGTAAATCATTAGAAGTGGAAGGTTTGTGGTTAGTGGGCTATGGTAATTGGACAGGCTATGCATCTGCAACATTGATCGGTCTGAACAGGACAGCCAAACAAACCATTATCGAGATTGAAGAATTCTTAACTAAAAATAAATAA
- a CDS encoding helix-turn-helix domain-containing protein, translating into MKKIDERLDKIEDLLSKGSQMEVSENDFMNAKNASELLNFSLATLYTKICKREVPFYKQGNRLYFSRQELFDWIKEGRKKTLNDINADATKIVSAMNKKK; encoded by the coding sequence ATGAAAAAAATTGATGAAAGGCTAGATAAGATAGAAGATCTTTTGTCTAAGGGATCTCAAATGGAAGTTTCTGAGAATGATTTCATGAATGCTAAAAATGCATCGGAATTATTGAATTTCTCCTTGGCAACATTATATACAAAAATATGCAAACGAGAAGTTCCTTTCTACAAACAAGGGAATCGTCTTTATTTTTCCAGGCAAGAATTATTCGATTGGATTAAAGAAGGGAGAAAAAAAACATTGAATGATATTAATGCTGATGCAACTAAGATAGTCAGTGCTATGAACAAAAAAAAATAG
- a CDS encoding site-specific integrase — protein MSKVTLRKKAISGGRHSLYLDIYPPIPNPATGKLQRKYYLKIAVYTRPKNILEKDHNKETLSLGEYIRAKRQLDVQNRRFDFLSDSKLKSNFIDFFEEEALKRDGNANWRMSVNYFKEFAGEVFPFTHLNETFCEEYADFLLSSPGIGRAQRKIKTNTAVSYFAKFKSTLKEAYKKRYLPVDLGRIVDSITPEDTHREFLFMHELQNMASAHCDSIIIKKAGLFSAMTGFRYSDVQTLLWKEIQGCEGNYYILYSQQKTDSAEYYPVSDQTVQLLGPPGDPNSRVFEGLKYDHVVKELKKWLSNAGVEKHFTFHGFRHTFATLQLSAGTSIYTVSKLLGHKNIQTTEIYAKVVDSLKKEASEKIKLSVFNIGESINSIQFRES, from the coding sequence ATGTCGAAAGTCACATTAAGAAAAAAAGCAATAAGTGGGGGAAGACATAGTTTGTATTTAGACATATATCCACCCATTCCAAACCCTGCTACCGGTAAGCTGCAGAGAAAGTATTATCTAAAAATTGCTGTTTACACACGTCCTAAAAATATTTTAGAAAAAGATCATAATAAAGAGACTTTAAGCTTAGGTGAATATATAAGAGCAAAACGTCAGTTGGACGTACAGAATAGGAGATTTGATTTTCTTTCTGATTCAAAACTGAAATCCAACTTTATTGATTTTTTTGAAGAAGAAGCTCTTAAGAGAGACGGTAATGCTAATTGGCGTATGTCAGTTAATTATTTTAAAGAATTTGCTGGTGAAGTATTTCCATTTACCCACTTGAATGAAACATTTTGCGAAGAATATGCGGATTTTCTACTTTCTTCACCCGGAATAGGGCGTGCCCAAAGAAAGATAAAAACCAATACTGCTGTCAGTTATTTTGCTAAGTTTAAAAGTACTCTAAAAGAAGCATATAAAAAGAGATATCTGCCCGTAGATCTGGGAAGAATTGTTGATAGCATAACGCCAGAAGATACACATCGTGAATTTTTATTTATGCATGAGCTACAAAATATGGCTTCTGCGCATTGTGATTCAATAATTATTAAAAAAGCTGGTCTATTTTCAGCAATGACAGGATTTCGATATTCTGATGTTCAAACACTTCTATGGAAGGAAATCCAAGGTTGTGAGGGGAATTATTACATTTTGTATAGTCAGCAAAAGACTGATAGTGCGGAGTATTATCCTGTTTCGGATCAAACCGTTCAGTTATTAGGCCCACCTGGTGATCCTAATTCAAGAGTCTTCGAGGGTTTAAAGTATGATCATGTAGTAAAAGAACTAAAAAAATGGCTTTCTAATGCTGGTGTAGAAAAACATTTCACATTTCACGGTTTTCGACATACATTTGCTACGCTACAACTGTCAGCAGGAACATCAATATATACTGTTTCAAAACTATTGGGCCATAAAAATATTCAGACAACAGAAATATATGCAAAAGTGGTGGATAGCCTTAAAAAAGAAGCTTCAGAAAAAATCAAACTTAGTGTTTTCAACATCGGAGAAAGTATTAATTCCATTCAATTTCGAGAATCATAA
- a CDS encoding helix-turn-helix domain-containing protein, which produces MSSNIKITRICQHCGHEFIAKTTVTKHCSDNCAKRAYKARIKKQKIEESDAKTKIIRERPQIHVKTFEYLTVNDVATLLKCDRRTVHNMIKLGRLNAINLSTRKTRVLKKDLDGMFLNPIREVNTQQPLPNQDKRPPLKDCYTVGQILAKYSLAEVTLRNIVSKNNIAKYKEGKYVYIKKQTIDPILKRFDIRY; this is translated from the coding sequence ATGAGTTCAAACATTAAGATTACCAGAATATGCCAGCATTGTGGGCATGAATTTATTGCAAAAACTACAGTTACCAAGCATTGCAGTGACAACTGTGCTAAAAGAGCATATAAAGCAAGAATCAAAAAACAAAAAATTGAGGAAAGCGATGCTAAAACCAAAATAATAAGAGAAAGACCTCAAATACACGTAAAAACTTTTGAGTATCTAACTGTCAATGATGTTGCTACATTGTTGAAATGTGACCGCAGAACAGTGCACAATATGATAAAATTAGGTAGGCTCAATGCTATCAATTTGTCAACTAGAAAAACAAGAGTTCTCAAAAAAGATCTTGATGGGATGTTCTTAAACCCCATTAGAGAAGTCAATACACAACAACCTTTACCAAACCAAGATAAACGACCACCGCTTAAAGATTGCTATACAGTGGGCCAGATTTTAGCTAAATATAGTCTTGCTGAGGTAACATTACGAAATATTGTCAGCAAAAATAATATCGCTAAATATAAGGAAGGCAAGTATGTTTATATTAAAAAACAAACAATTGATCCTATACTTAAGCGATTTGACATACGATATTAA
- the mnmE gene encoding tRNA uridine-5-carboxymethylaminomethyl(34) synthesis GTPase MnmE, with amino-acid sequence MNHDTICALATANGIGAIGIIRISGDDAIPVAAKIFDGKNLEKVQSHTVHYGFIKDEDEVIDEVMISVFKAPKTFTAEDSVEISFHGSPHIAKKILEVLIKNGARMAKAGEFTMRAFMNGRIDLSQAESIADLIASDNEASRKVALNQLKGGITNEISFLRTDLLNFVSLIELELDFAEEDVEFADRSALNLLLDKIETKLNSLIDSFQYGNAIKNGTAVAIIGKPNAGKSTLLNALLKEERAIVSNIAGTTRDTIEEILHIKGHAFRLIDTAGLRDTIDEIEAIGVKKAREKVENANILVYLADAATEDFSDDILMIKSLIRDDLKLIICATKIDEVLPHQYESVESIFRKEILSDFDFITISAVENQNMQDLKDELSSYVEQLQSEESNVVITNQRHFEALKNSSDAVSKVKEAILSQISTELLAYELRNALEYLGEISGEVTNDEVLGNIFSKFCIGK; translated from the coding sequence ATGAATCACGACACAATCTGCGCATTGGCAACTGCAAACGGAATTGGTGCCATCGGAATTATCAGGATTTCGGGCGATGATGCAATTCCTGTAGCTGCTAAAATTTTTGATGGTAAAAATTTGGAAAAAGTCCAGTCTCATACCGTTCATTACGGATTTATAAAAGATGAAGATGAGGTGATTGATGAGGTGATGATTTCTGTTTTTAAAGCTCCGAAAACTTTTACAGCAGAAGATTCTGTGGAAATTTCTTTTCACGGCTCACCACATATTGCTAAAAAGATACTTGAAGTTTTGATTAAAAATGGAGCAAGAATGGCAAAAGCAGGTGAATTTACCATGCGTGCTTTTATGAATGGCAGAATCGATTTGAGTCAGGCAGAATCGATTGCAGATCTAATTGCTTCTGATAATGAAGCATCCAGAAAAGTTGCCTTGAATCAGTTGAAAGGCGGAATTACCAATGAAATTTCATTTTTGAGAACTGATTTGTTAAATTTTGTCTCGTTGATTGAGCTGGAATTGGATTTCGCAGAAGAAGACGTAGAATTTGCGGACAGATCTGCTTTAAATCTGCTGCTTGACAAAATTGAAACCAAATTAAACTCCCTAATTGACAGTTTCCAGTACGGAAATGCTATTAAAAACGGAACTGCGGTCGCTATCATCGGGAAGCCAAATGCAGGAAAATCTACTTTACTGAATGCTTTATTGAAAGAGGAAAGAGCGATTGTAAGTAATATTGCCGGTACAACAAGAGATACGATTGAAGAAATTCTTCATATCAAGGGACATGCATTCCGATTGATTGATACAGCGGGACTGCGCGACACAATTGATGAAATTGAGGCAATCGGCGTTAAAAAAGCCAGAGAAAAAGTAGAAAATGCCAATATACTTGTTTATTTAGCAGATGCAGCAACCGAAGATTTTTCTGATGACATTCTGATGATAAAATCTTTGATACGAGATGATCTGAAGCTCATCATTTGTGCCACAAAAATTGATGAAGTTTTACCCCATCAATATGAATCTGTAGAAAGCATTTTCAGGAAAGAAATATTGAGTGATTTTGATTTTATAACCATTTCGGCCGTTGAGAACCAGAATATGCAGGATTTAAAAGATGAATTATCTTCCTATGTTGAGCAGCTGCAATCTGAGGAAAGTAATGTGGTTATCACCAATCAGCGTCATTTCGAAGCATTAAAAAATTCTTCAGATGCCGTAAGTAAGGTAAAAGAAGCCATTTTATCACAGATTTCAACAGAATTATTGGCATACGAACTAAGAAATGCATTGGAATATCTTGGTGAAATTTCCGGTGAAGTAACGAATGACGAAGTGCTTGGGAATATTTTTTCTAAATTTTGTATCGGCAAATAA
- a CDS encoding aminopeptidase P family protein yields MTSKEKVAALREEMQKNNIDAFIIYSADPHMSEYLPSEWQERAWLSGFTGSAGFVVVTKDKAGLWTDGRYFTQAPTELEGSGIDLFKDGMEGTPNYIDWMISEIPAGGKVGVNALATSHANWEMLFEKLHSKNITLVDCPLLKEVWKERGEVSNNPIYVHPVERAGKSVNDKLAAIRQKMEEQEVTVHIISSLDDVAWTLNLRGSDVESNPVFLGYIIITKNDAFLFTDLDKMNVDARKQMTDSWIKMMPYEEFYRHLSSIRNEKVLISPNSNQSIFEALKIGNQFVKAAIPGNLMKAQKNETELEGFRKVMVRDGVAMVKFLYWLTQNAGKHSMNEYSIGQKLKSFRAEGENFVGESFGSIIGYKKNGAVIHYSAKSEGSNEVTNDASILVDSGGQYLEGTTDITRTLALGAVSEEFKINSTLVLQGMIRLSMVKFPKGTKGVQLDTIARLPLWMNGKDYQHGTGHGVGSFMNVHEGPQNIRKDLNPQELLVGMVCSNEPGFYVEGEYGIRHENLIAVKEFETTGSGTFYEFETLTFCPFFKDTIVKEILSVEEIQWLNDYHRTCEEKIAPHLEGEVKDWFLELVQPL; encoded by the coding sequence ATGACTTCAAAGGAAAAAGTAGCTGCACTTCGTGAGGAGATGCAAAAAAATAATATTGATGCATTTATCATATACTCTGCCGATCCGCACATGAGCGAATATTTACCATCAGAATGGCAAGAAAGAGCTTGGTTGTCGGGTTTTACAGGATCTGCCGGTTTTGTGGTAGTTACAAAAGATAAGGCAGGACTTTGGACTGACGGAAGATATTTTACACAAGCTCCTACAGAACTGGAGGGTTCGGGAATTGATCTTTTTAAAGATGGTATGGAAGGAACTCCGAATTATATCGACTGGATGATTTCTGAAATTCCTGCCGGCGGAAAAGTAGGTGTAAATGCCTTGGCGACTTCTCATGCAAACTGGGAAATGCTTTTTGAAAAATTACATTCAAAGAATATAACATTAGTGGATTGCCCTTTGCTTAAGGAAGTTTGGAAGGAAAGGGGAGAGGTGTCTAATAATCCAATTTATGTTCATCCGGTTGAAAGAGCTGGAAAATCTGTTAATGATAAACTTGCAGCCATTCGCCAGAAAATGGAGGAGCAGGAAGTAACCGTTCATATCATTTCAAGTCTTGATGATGTTGCATGGACATTGAATTTGAGAGGTAGTGACGTGGAAAGCAATCCGGTTTTTTTAGGATATATCATTATTACAAAAAATGACGCATTTTTGTTTACTGACCTTGATAAGATGAATGTTGACGCAAGAAAGCAAATGACCGACTCTTGGATAAAAATGATGCCCTATGAAGAGTTTTACAGACATCTTAGCAGCATAAGAAACGAAAAAGTTTTAATTTCTCCGAATAGCAATCAGTCTATTTTTGAAGCTTTGAAAATTGGAAATCAGTTTGTAAAAGCTGCAATTCCGGGAAATTTGATGAAAGCTCAGAAAAATGAAACGGAATTGGAAGGTTTCAGAAAAGTAATGGTGAGAGATGGCGTTGCAATGGTAAAATTTCTTTATTGGCTTACCCAAAATGCAGGAAAACATTCTATGAATGAATATTCTATCGGTCAAAAACTGAAAAGCTTCCGTGCTGAAGGAGAAAATTTTGTCGGAGAAAGTTTTGGAAGCATCATAGGTTATAAAAAGAATGGTGCAGTGATTCACTATTCTGCAAAATCTGAAGGAAGTAATGAAGTGACGAATGATGCAAGCATTTTGGTCGATTCTGGAGGACAATATCTTGAAGGAACAACGGATATTACCAGGACTTTAGCTTTAGGAGCGGTTTCTGAAGAGTTTAAAATAAATTCTACTTTAGTTCTGCAGGGCATGATCCGTTTATCAATGGTGAAATTTCCAAAGGGAACAAAAGGAGTTCAATTAGATACTATTGCAAGACTTCCATTATGGATGAATGGTAAAGATTATCAACACGGTACGGGTCATGGTGTAGGAAGCTTTATGAATGTACATGAAGGTCCGCAGAATATCAGAAAAGATCTCAATCCTCAGGAACTGCTTGTAGGAATGGTTTGTTCAAACGAACCGGGTTTTTATGTAGAGGGAGAGTACGGAATTCGTCATGAGAATCTTATCGCAGTAAAAGAATTTGAAACTACAGGTTCAGGAACTTTTTACGAGTTTGAAACATTGACATTCTGTCCGTTCTTTAAAGATACAATTGTTAAAGAGATTTTGTCAGTTGAGGAAATTCAATGGCTGAATGATTATCACAGAACTTGTGAAGAAAAAATTGCTCCGCATTTGGAAGGTGAAGTTAAAGACTGGTTTTTGGAACTGGTGCAGCCTTTGTAA
- a CDS encoding MarR family winged helix-turn-helix transcriptional regulator, translating to MDTNFFIKLVAEVQEFEQSTHYKNGQSIDDFRVWMNEKAYQKENPTNLFLKHQHKVFDLENEICKQIILLGRFSKQMVRRGLNDFPMLANEEFTYLYRLMDYDSLTKMQLVEKNAHEKQTGLEIIKRLIKNGLIDEFQDTDDKRSKRLKVTVLGRDVFSKSVQDVTFTSRVLSAKLSNQEKQNLLEILKKLNDFHFTVYHDHKNADIKEINALI from the coding sequence ATGGATACTAATTTTTTCATCAAACTGGTCGCAGAAGTTCAGGAGTTTGAGCAGTCTACGCACTATAAAAATGGACAGTCTATCGACGATTTCCGGGTCTGGATGAATGAGAAGGCGTACCAGAAAGAAAATCCGACAAATTTATTTCTTAAACATCAGCACAAGGTTTTTGATCTTGAAAACGAAATTTGCAAGCAAATTATTCTTCTTGGTAGATTTTCAAAGCAGATGGTTCGCCGCGGACTGAATGATTTTCCCATGCTTGCCAATGAAGAGTTTACTTATCTTTATCGTTTGATGGACTATGATTCTCTCACTAAAATGCAATTGGTGGAAAAAAATGCCCATGAAAAACAGACAGGTCTCGAAATTATAAAGAGATTGATTAAAAATGGTCTTATCGACGAATTTCAGGATACCGATGACAAAAGATCAAAACGCTTGAAGGTAACTGTTTTAGGAAGAGATGTTTTCAGTAAATCTGTACAGGATGTTACTTTCACTTCAAGAGTTCTTTCAGCAAAGTTGTCCAATCAAGAAAAGCAAAATCTATTAGAAATTTTAAAAAAATTAAACGATTTTCATTTTACGGTTTATCACGATCATAAAAACGCAGATATTAAAGAAATCAATGCACTGATTTAG
- a CDS encoding SDR family NAD(P)-dependent oxidoreductase — protein MKNIVLVGTGKGIGNETLKLLSGKYNITSLSRSKFDFSHNENTKHYEFDTLKDDFSSIEFPEEIHGLVYFPGSINLKPFNRLTLDDFKNDFEINVLGAIKTIQFLLPNLKKSHDSSIVLFSTVAAKIGMPFHASVAAAKSAVEGLVKSFAAEYSSQNIRCNAIAPSLTDTSLAQGLLSTETKKTSAAERHPLKRIGDPKEMAEIVGFLLSPGSSWMTGQIIGIDGGMSSLKL, from the coding sequence ATGAAAAATATAGTTTTAGTAGGAACCGGGAAAGGCATTGGCAACGAAACGCTGAAGCTGCTTTCCGGTAAATACAATATCACATCACTTTCACGGTCAAAATTTGACTTCAGTCATAACGAAAACACAAAGCATTATGAATTTGATACTTTAAAAGACGATTTTTCAAGCATTGAATTTCCTGAAGAGATTCATGGTCTGGTCTATTTTCCGGGAAGCATTAATCTAAAACCCTTTAATCGTCTGACATTAGACGATTTTAAAAATGACTTTGAAATTAATGTTTTGGGAGCAATCAAAACGATCCAGTTTTTACTTCCCAATCTTAAAAAATCACACGATTCGAGTATCGTTTTGTTCAGTACAGTTGCTGCGAAAATAGGGATGCCCTTTCACGCTTCTGTAGCAGCAGCCAAATCAGCTGTTGAAGGTTTGGTAAAAAGCTTTGCAGCAGAATATTCTTCTCAGAATATACGATGTAATGCGATTGCTCCCTCGCTTACAGATACGTCATTGGCGCAGGGTCTTCTTTCTACCGAAACTAAAAAAACTTCTGCAGCAGAAAGACACCCTCTCAAAAGAATAGGAGACCCAAAAGAAATGGCAGAAATAGTGGGATTTCTCTTATCTCCCGGCAGCAGCTGGATGACCGGTCAGATTATTGGGATTGATGGTGGAATGAGCTCTCTGAAATTGTAA
- a CDS encoding TIGR03643 family protein: MTENPTDRIIEMAWEDRTPFEAIFWQFGLSEKEVIELMRAEMKSSSFRMWRKRVQGRTTKHLVKRNFLEGRFRCSRQRTISNNKISKR, encoded by the coding sequence ATGACTGAAAACCCGACTGACAGAATCATAGAAATGGCTTGGGAAGACAGAACTCCCTTTGAAGCAATATTTTGGCAATTTGGATTATCTGAAAAGGAAGTAATTGAATTGATGAGAGCTGAGATGAAATCTTCAAGTTTCAGAATGTGGCGAAAAAGAGTGCAAGGAAGAACTACAAAACATTTAGTAAAAAGAAATTTTCTGGAAGGTAGATTCCGGTGCAGCAGACAACGGACTATCAGTAATAATAAAATATCAAAAAGATGA
- a CDS encoding DUF2256 domain-containing protein: MSKSDLPHKICQVCKLPFSWRKKWEKNWDDVKYCSEKCRRSKSLM; this comes from the coding sequence ATATCGAAATCAGATCTGCCACACAAGATCTGTCAGGTTTGTAAGCTTCCTTTCTCATGGCGAAAAAAATGGGAGAAGAACTGGGATGATGTAAAATACTGCAGTGAGAAGTGCAGAAGAAGTAAAAGTTTAATGTAG